TAGGAGGCAAACCTCATCACCAACTTTGAGTGAGGTCACAGGAATTGTTGTTCGTTGATATCCCTCGTCTGCAAAAATATATGGAATGTTAGACCTTTTTTTAATTAACCAAGAATCCCGAAAGTTAGTGAAGTACGGTCCAAAGCTCGGTGGATAATGGGCCTATCCCTCtatccttctccacttaaatactcGTTTGTGCATGCAAGATTCAAACCCGTAACTTGCACCTAACCCACATATCACATATAGTGCTCTTACCACCGGACCAAAGATGTGGGGTATATGGAATGTTAAACCTCAAAAGGAGCAAATAGAGAAAAAGCTGCTGCATCTCAAAGATTTACCTTGAAGCGGAGAGACTAATCCAACTGTTTCCGCATTCTGCAAGAGTATAGAGTAACTTTCATTTTCGGATTCTACCTGCATTATACAATTTCCCAATCAAATTAGACATTAGGGTCAAGTAGACAAATGTTCCCGGCTAAAAGATTAACCCAGTCAAAAAGATTAACTCTTATCCTACATTTTCATGTATGAGCAGGTTACAAGTTGCAGATGCTGAAACCATTTTTAAGAACAGTTCTATGACTTACACGAGTCAAGACAGAGCCAACTGATCATTTGCTGGTGCACTCATGCCTCACGCCCAATTCTTTTACTCTTGAAAACAAGAAGTTTCATCCAGAAGTTAAATACTTCAAGTACATCAAGTGTACACCTATGTTTGCAGATAGCAACTTTGCTTTTttccggaaaaaaaaaaaaaaagcaaaagctATGGTATCCTTGTCAAACTACTGCATCCAGCTAATTTGTTCTATTATCCTATTTGAGATTCCTTATGATTAATAGTTGTCTCATGCTTGTATCCATAGTTACACAATGTCAAAGTTACACGAGCACACATCTCAAAAGTTAAATTAAAAAGCAAAGAAGGTACAGAACATTTTATTTAGCATAAGGCGGAATGCATCACACACCTTTGCTTCCACAAGGATAAGTGGTCTAGTCTCAATCTTTACACGTCCAACAATAGCTGTTCGCTGCATACCCCTTTGATCAACCACAATGACCTCTTTGCCAGACTTGAGCTCCGAGAGATAGCTAGTCTTTCCTCCTGGAACAGCAACATATGCATGAACAGGCCCCTGCCAAAGTCCAAACAATTGTCATACATTCTAGTTTGAGATGCATTAACAAAATTCAACTCATTGACAAGAGTTAAGGTCGAGGATCTGGAACAAATAGCTTATAGAAGCCACTACCAGGAAAATGCAATTAAGGTAATACTAGAGTTCTTCTCTTGGAAGTTAGCATCAAGCCCAGTTTGTGAAGATAACTATTTCACAAACCACCAGAAATGATAATGAAACTTTGAAATAACCAATGACACTTTCACCATCAACTTATCTGTTCAATGTTAGTTCTAGTTTTTCCATTCCTGAACATTTAAATGGCTTAGTACGAGACACACCGCATTAACTCGAAAAGGCCGGCTAGAAATGTAATTTGACTCCAAGCATTCAGAGTGAACAAGGAAAAGGCCTCTTGCAAAGGATCCAACCTAAGGAAAAAACAATACAATGAAACTGAAATTCCATAAACTAAGATGCAAAAATGAATCCATATGTAAACAGTAAACAAAcagaaatagacagaaaaatagGAGCAAACCAGAAGTCCTTCACCAGGTCTCATGAGGCTACAAATATCCACACAGACACGGTCACCCATTCCAGTCACTTGAACACGAGTTATTTTGGCTTTGGTCAAGTTCAACAGACTGTCCACTTCATGTCTTCTGTCAAAATAACCCTAACaatgataactgacatcaaaATCAAATCTTCGCCAAGGAAGACTGCCTTTCTGAAAGGCACTACCTTCAGGTCAAGGATTGCCCCGACATCCTCAACTTTCATCACTACACCACCCAAACCGTGTTCCAAGGCCTGGCAAAGAAGAAAGGATGAGTGAAACTTGGTGTTTTTGAATAGCAAATTCCGCTTTAAGCGCCTTAAAGTCCTCTACTTTGTGCGAGAAGTTACTTTCTTATGACTTAAAGTTCAACCAATTTTACTACCTCAAGAAAGACTTGAGCTTCTGACTGTGTCTTTGAGACTGCAAGTACAGTTTTCTGAGTGCCTTGAAAAGCCGCAACAATGTTTTCTGCAGGTATCACCTATGGAATAAACAAACACAAACCAGCAGTTGAAGTGGACTCATATAAGATGGAGAAGTTAATGTACTTGGAGCAATGCAAGGGTCATCCAAATAAAACAACTAGAGGCAGAACCAGTATGAACCATACAAATTCAATACGCTAATACATACAACCCAATTCGTCCAACCCACCTATGGAACAAATGCAAATAACTTTGTGAAGAGAAAAGCAATAAGTACCTGCCAATCTAATAGATCAACAACAACATTATCTGCCTGTTCCTCCAATATCTGTAGCTGTTCTAACTGCTGAGGAGAAGAAACCTCAGCAAATGCAGCAACTCTCTGATGCTCGAGATCAAAGAGACGCCCCTCTTCAATAAAGAGAGGAGATATCATTGCAATTGCTGCACGTGATAGAACCAGAATTGCAGCAAAATAATCAAACATTATATAAAACCTCACAGTTCTAATTCCAAAATGCACATACATGCTCAACATTCATAGGTAATCTGGAAAAAAACATGTACAGGATATAGAATCAGGAAAAGCCCCTCTTGTTTCTCATTATCGTGTCTGGAAATTCTGAATTTTGCCACTTACTATCAAACATCCTAAATTCTCACTAACACATACTTGGCAGGTCTGGGATTTAAAGACAGTGGTTACTTGTTTATTGCTGGAAACTTGGGGTACATTCCTCCCAATTCGAAGTATTTGCCggaaaatttaattattttttttacaagGAAAATAAAAGGTTTAAACTTCACTTATCATAgaattaaaaaaagagagaaaaaggttTAAACTTTTAGCGGAAAAAAAAATCTTCAATTTGAGAAAGTTTGAACCTTATTGACTACAACAAACAACCAGTTGTGATAATAAAAAAGATTGTGACTATGCAAGGGTAGCACAATCTGCTCTCTTGCAGCCACTACTCTAATAAAAAACACCTAATACCCCACTAAATATAAGTCACCAAACTAATAGATAAAGAGGCGGATGTAGCGTTCTGACTACAGTTTCAACCGATCCCAGTACGCTTGATACGTAGTATAGGTATATATGTGAAAAAGTACTAAAACTTTCACAAATATAAAATTCTGAATCCATAATTTTAAAGATGCAATGAGTTCAGTGCTAAAACCCTTAAGATTGAGCTCATCAAGCTTAGTCCTGGATCCACCTCTAAATTACATAtacatattttttcaaatttgcTTTAGTCAGTGTACATATATTCATTGCTTAAATTCTGGATCCACCTTAGCTCAAATCAGAACAAGTTGTGCCTCATTTTTATGACGGTTATGACTCATTTAACTTATACATGACATTGTAGAGAACTTTACATTAATCATTATTATGTTACTTTTACCTATTGTAGCAGGTAACCTGCCTTATTTTCAAGATTGCAAATCCTATTAGAAGAGTTACCTGTAAATATCTTTTGTGTAACATGATAGTATAAAATTCTTTTTATACTTTCGGTGTATATAAGTTAAACTCTAGTTCTGTGCACAGTCAGTGTATAGATTCTTTAATCTATATTAATTTCACTTACAACAATtggtaaatcttagctaagccTGAAACAGTAACCTGGATAATAGAAGAATAACTTGTTATAACCGGTTACATTGGCTGGATGGTGTAAAAATATTTTGCACTGTCATTGTATATAAGTCATAAACTCTATACATATTTACCAACAACtggaaaacaaattaaaaaaattacacTTACAAGACCAGTCAAGGGCAAGATCTTGACGATTGGAAGGGAAGATGAAAGTATTCCAACCTCTCTCCACAGCAGCAGTCATCACTTGCTTGTTCTCTGTCCATATCCATACTATTTTCTTCGACTTTGATGTTGTAATTGCACACATTTTATTAATACGTGATATTGTTCCTTTTTTACTGGAGAAATCAGCGTATCTGCAATTTTTCCATTTACCTacaaataattaatcagaaaaagaaaacaaagaatcACCATTTGATACTTTGTATTGTTGACCTATTTAACATTGCACAGCGTGAGTTGAAGTACCTGGAACTTTAGGGTGAGAAACAGAAAGTAAAGGTAAGACTATAGCCATTTCTGTTGATCATCAAGGAAGCCGAAGCACCGTTCCTGTTTTTCTCTATGTAGTAGATTACATTTTTGTCCCCACACGAAAATGTGTGGTTTCGATTTTTAACTGATTTCTCTTTGAGGTGGTTTGATTGGTCGCAGTagttataaaaataatatttaatcAGTATTCGTTGATTAAAAAAGTAATAACAAGTAATTTCAGATAATTCTATTTAATTAGTATTCATTGATAACTAATACTTAATAAGTAACCTACAACAAGTAGTAAAATTCATTCTGGGGCGGCTCAAACCTCAAAGCACTTTAGTGACTTAAAGCCAAAATTTATTTGGAGgccttaaatttaaaaaaaaaaaaaaaaaattcccaaaatttttTATTGTTTTAACTGATTGAGATGcaaaatttttaataattttctagtatttattttttctaataattctttttcgaATGATAATATAGTCAACTCATTTAATCTTTCTTGAGAATTGTTGATCTTAATTAGGCaaaattttatcaattttaatatTAGAAAATTTCTTTCTGTTGAGACAACTGTTACAGAAAGTGTAATATTATTGtataagaaatataagcatttaTAAATGAATCAagtctttttatttgattaaatATGTTTAATGGCGGAGCCACATTCAGCAAAGGTCATTTGctgaaaaattacactgtattgCTAGATAAGTTTTttctattttatatatatttactgCATGTTGGCTCCTTTACTTTTTGGTGTATctaactttttatattttgacaccccttgatgaaaattctggcTCTGCCAATAAATATGCTGATTAGAGTATTATCTTCTATTTGTACTATTTTCTTTAACACTTTTAATTCGGAATAAATTTAAACCATCATAATCAGAGTGAATATTATattttaaggaacattcaaggTTAAGATAGTGTTTTTTAAATTCCCTTTACCCAATAATCTCAAATTTTTACCATTAAAATTTTTGAACTATTAAACTTTTAAACTCTTGGAGGAAGAAAgtaggaaagaaataaaagaaaagtatGTAATCTTACCGGATAAGcgaaaaagaaaaattatgacttaaaaaaaataagaaagaaagtgTAAAAATTTATAACTATTCATACATCCCATAATAATAATTCTAATATCACAGAtataacaaaaatatttttccatttatataaaattttatttttctactAAAAGTACTTAATACTTTTTTTAAAGAAAACCTATAAATCTACTATTGCTAAAAAAAATGAGCCCCTCAAATTTGGGGGCCTAAAGCAAGTGTCTTACGTGTTTTACCATGAAGCCGGCACTGATTATTCATTACACTAATCCATGCATATAACTTAAACAATCTTCGTATTTAGTTGGCTGCgtaagaaaattaattttttttttataagtcTCTTTTGATTGACGGTATTAAGTTTAATATCCACAATATTTATGTGATTTATGTATTATATTACATGAAATAAAATATGAAATAAGAATATGTGTATATATGAacataaatatttaaataattgaaggaTTATTTGGTTCACATGTTAGTTGGTGGAAGATTATAATGAATAAATTACTTATACGatgaataataataaaagaattactatataatgaatAATAATAGCAATACATGGAATGTCATGCAAAGGTTACCTACTTTAAGGGCATTTTTGCCTATAAATACTTTTATCTCTGTATGGGCTGATACTCATATTATTTTTTCACATTTTATCCCgcataaaataatatataaacataATTTAATGTGAGTATTAATTAGTGTCGCCAATCAAGCTTTGCAtgaattattttcttttattgccCACCAAGcgctataagtaactgaactttgTCTTGTATAAATTCAACAATTTATTTATAACCACAAAAATATTTATCCTATTTACACAGTATAATTTATTAATATAGCAGATTTAGAGGATTCAATTAAACTTTCTTCACCTAGCTCTGCCCCTAAGAGCACCCAAGATGGAATGTCTAATATTTTTTTTACCTAGAGAAATTATTGGATTGTTGCGAGCAGAACAAATGGGGCACGCCTCTTCTGACCAGAACACTTATAGCAGCTCATGTGTCAATCACTTCTATTCCTCTCCGTCTGTATACGTCGTGCTGAGAGTCCAATTACACTTAAGCCGGATTTTAATTCACCAAATCAAAGTCCATCTCATATAGTCATTGTAAACTCGTACAAGAATAAATGATTGATGCATCAGACTCAACTCTATCTTCTTTTCCCCACCAAGAACGTCACAACTCATAACTGGTAGAGAATCGGTAGCAATGGGAGCTGGAATAGAAGAAAGTCAAGAACTTTCTTTTTCACAAAGACAAACTGACACCAGAGTCACATTATATTGCCACATTTATCGAATGAATATTCCAAAAATACATGTCTCTCTAGTAATTTaacctttcttttttgctttCTAATCTGAATGAAAAACTTTTTAGATAGTAAAATGCACGATATGAAAAGAAATTGACGTAATTAATGGAAGAAAATGACATTACAATGGATAACACAACTAAAAGAACACTTGTAATATGTCATAAAACCATTATTCCCATATTTATGAATGCACAATGTACTCTTCAAGGTAATTATGTCATTAGTTTAGAAAAGTAAACTTTAAAATGTGCCTTCCCCTCCCTCTTAATGGCCGATCCAATGAGCAACATCACCCAAAACATTCATTCAATGACTGACACCCCTCTCATGCAAATTGACTACTCCACTCCAAGTCCCGAGAACCCATCCTTTctccaaaaattaaaacaaaatacatattTTACTCATCGATCTTATACTTAAATCCCTCTTACACATCTGGTAAACACGGAAATAGTATTACACaccaaaacttttaaaaatatgTCAATTACACACCTCTTTTGCCATGTATCACACGCGTGTATTACACAAAAAAAGGCGCGTGAAAACTACAAAATTCATCTGAAattaagttttttattttatttttccctttttaaactattttctttacaaattaaagaaaaaaatataactCATGCCTTCTTCCTCAACCCCAacgattcccccccccccccgcccgtTTCGTCTTCTTTCCGAACCTCCATCCTAATTTTGTATACCCCCTCATATTTCGTCTCTTCAACCCCCAtgactaagaagaaaaagaaaaagaagaataaaagaggAGCTATTGGGTCTTGTAAAATTCACCATTATTGACCTTTTGAAAAAGCTTGAAAATTTAATCGGGTCTTGTTGATTTTGGTGTTCCATGACCTAGAAAATTAGTATGAATTCGTGATTATTGTTGAATAAAAATTTACTTAGGTGATTAATTttgataaaattttaaaaacaccATTAACAAGTTTGAAGCTTTGGGTTTGAGCTTGATTTTGAAATTTCTGTAAGGATTTGTGATGGATGTTGTTAAAACTTATTAAAAATTGGGCAAAGAGTTGAATCTACAGTTGGAGAAGAAGGTGCTTGTAATGGAAGGGTTGGTGGTGGAAAAGATGATGGGGTTGGGGAGATGAGGTGGGGGTGGggttttttctgtatttttttctttGGGAAGATGAGGAGTGGTGGTGGGGGCAGaggtttttttcaatttttttttttaacgaTTTATGACACGTGTAAGACGCCGATTGGCGCGTGTAATAGCAATCTTTAAGCAGATGTGGTCAAACATCGAAGTGGTGTGTAATTGACACACCTTAAAAAGTTTTGGTGTGTAATATTATTCTCATCTTTAACAGGTGTGTAAGAGGGATTTGGAGATAAGGTCGATGGGTAAAGTATGTATTTTGCCAAAAATTAATCACTCATACCCAAATAACCACCGATACACTCCATCTTCCATCCACCCATGCAAACTTAGACCTCACAGATGAACTTACCACCACTGACCCTGACAATTTTATACCGCTAACTGCGGATAAGAAGAATCGCCTCTATTCACCATGGAGGTATTCCATTATCATCAAAGTTGTGGGTCGCAAGGTAGGTCATCAACTGCCCAAACAAAAAATTTATGCTTAATGGAAACCCACAGAGGATCTTCCACTCATGGACTTGGGCTCAGATTACTTCCTCATCAAATTTCAACGTAGGAAAATATGTTAAGAGCACTCCATGATGGATAATGGTTTGTGCTCAACTATTTCCTCTCCGTGCACAGGTGGGAACCCAAATTCATTGCTTCTAACACTCCCCTCACTTACTTAGCTATCTGGGTACGGCTATTTGAATTGCCAACAGAATTTTACGACATGACCATCTTAACACGGGTAGGAAATAAAATTGGAAAACTATTAAAAGTTGATACCTGCACTTCTTCAACTTCGCGGGGAAGATACACTCGCTTATGTGTTGAAGTTTCTCTAGATCACACACTCAAAATATAACTTTATATCGGATTACACAAACAAATCATTCACTATGAAAGTTTGGATATGCTTTGTATCCAATGTGGCAAGATGGGCCACTTAATTACCAAATGTACAACTCCACATACCTACGTTCCATCTACATCAGCACCCCCATCAAGCCATACTACTGTCCTTTCCACTGATAGCCAAAAAACTTCGCCCTCTACACTAACTCTGAAAGATGAATGGAAAACTGTGGTTTTCCCTATGAGGCATAACAGATCCCCTCCACCCAAATCGCATGGCCAAGAACTTTCACATGGCAATCCAGCACTCAGGCAAATTCCTCAGAGGTCGGCAGCTATAATTCAACCAGGTAAGTTTTCTAACCCTACCCCAGTTATTCCCCAAACCACTGGTTTCCCCCACAGTAGTCACTCTATTTTCCTaaattttttaattcacaaaACTTGGATTTAATCTCTAATATGGACCCTCTTCAACTAGAGCACAATACTCCAATATCAGCTACCACAAATTCAGTTATCACTCATCCACTAACAGGCCCACTAGACCATGTTCAGGATCCATTACCAAACCCCACTAGGCCCCTACCCAACTTCTCCCTTTCCCAAAACCCACTAAATTCAGAATCTAATATACATTTGGCAATTACTCCACCTCAGCACACCTCACCCACGCCCAACTTCAATGACTCAACAACCCTAGTTCCCCTACCACACACCCCTCTTATGACGCCTCCCCCATCCGACAAACCTGCTGCCCAacatcatcattgctttcccgaCCAGCCCATCCAAAATCTCTCTGCCACCTCTAATCTCCCAATGGGCTCATCCCAAAAATCCCTTGTATTATCTACATCCACTACTATTAATTCACCATCTAGCCCACCTACAAGCCCACCCTTCCAATTCACTGATACTACCCATCTTTCAAATACCCATCATAAAATCCAGTATCTCAACGACTCTCCATCCTCTCATTATCATGCCATCTGTTGGTATTTTAAGTATATGATATGCTTAAaatagagtgaatgggaaatggagggaaatgaaaattttaagtgAAATTTAAATTTCCCCcttggcaaagggacattgtcccatattggaagaggaagagattttttatgggtatataagcaattgttcttcttctagattttaaagagttgagaagaaggcaagcctcgcgccgtcgtcgtcgctcgctcggcttcggattcggatttggtcaaatgatcgattgattgattaattttttgaccaaatttatttgttaatagtaaaatattaacaaaatgttattaaatatttattttaataacagaatattaatattaaaataaatattaaatccaatccatttttcagttgtgtaactgaaaattaaactaccctcttcaatttttcctctttattgttgagtaaaaaGTCATTTATATTATGGCATTTATGTTGTGGCcattttgtataaacagccattctgaagagttgcacctctttagATTttagcccaactttggctataaatacaagtctattctgctcagaattttcatatgattttctgagtttcttttccttcttctgcataattttaacatcaaacaaagcaacagtaagtATGATTTgttaccgaactttgtgttcactgaaacactagggtttgaagtaccactatacCAGTGTATATTCGTTCTATCCTAGGAgtaaataatccataaccttgggtactaggaggagattaaattccttaaggaaatactgtgaattcagtgggctcgaatttgtttattttttaatttcatttacatttctgtttatgttattttatttctccagaattgttttacaaatacagattacgaacaagcttaaggaatttaatatattttctgtatttatgtTATACTCACTATTTCTGGagagtaaaacctttgtggttttgtactctattggagattaaaatctatgcgattttaacgtttgtgtcattcttttacaaaaatgaCGAATGACAACGAAAACCAAGATGTTGCGATGGTAATTGTCGATGCCTCAACGAGCCGGACAACACCGGCAGCATTGGCACCGGCGGAGAAACTCGAAAAATTTTCCGGAATTGATTTCAAGCACTAGCAGCAAAATATGTTCTTTTACTTGACTACTCTAAGTCTCCAGAAGTttatcaaggaagatgttcctgtgtTGTCCGATGAAACTTTAGAGACtgaacgctttctcgtgattgaggcgtggaagcattcagattttttgtgcaagaattatattctaagcGGGCTGGAGGATGCTTTGTATAATGTCTACAGTGACGTGGAAACGTCAAAAGAATTGTAGattgcgcttgaaaagaaatacaaaactaaaGATGTCGGGTTGAAGAAGTTCGTTGCTGcaaagtttttggactacaaaatagtagatagcaagtctgttattacccaagtccaggaatagcaagtgattattcacgatctccttgctgaaggtataagtAGAATTAATACTAGTGTTGGTAGTATTAATTTAATTATGTTTACTAACAAAATTTTCATTTAAGGTCtagtcatcaatgaagcattccaagtagcagcgatgattgagaagttgccttcATTGAGGAAGGACTTCAAAAAAATtttgaaacacaaacgcaaggagatgtcccttgaagatctcattgttcggttgagaatcgaagaggacaataaaTCTACTAACAAGAGAggccgtggaaactcaacaataatgggagcaaatattgttgaagagaacaaaaagagaaagaaggcttttggaccgaaatacaacccaagcaagaagcagTTTAGtggaaattgctacaactatGGAAAAGCCGGACACAAATCT
This genomic stretch from Nicotiana sylvestris chromosome 9, ASM39365v2, whole genome shotgun sequence harbors:
- the LOC104226437 gene encoding uncharacterized protein, with amino-acid sequence MAIVLPLLSVSHPKVPGKWKNCRYADFSSKKGTISRINKMCAITTSKSKKIVWIWTENKQVMTAAVERGWNTFIFPSNRQDLALDWSSIAMISPLFIEEGRLFDLEHQRVAAFAEVSSPQQLEQLQILEEQADNVVVDLLDWQVIPAENIVAAFQGTQKTVLAVSKTQSEAQVFLEALEHGLGGVVMKVEDVGAILDLKGYFDRRHEVDSLLNLTKAKITRVQVTGMGDRVCVDICSLMRPGEGLLVGSFARGLFLVHSECLESNYISSRPFRVNAGPVHAYVAVPGGKTSYLSELKSGKEVIVVDQRGMQRTAIVGRVKIETRPLILVEAKVESENESYSILLQNAETVGLVSPLQDEGYQRTTIPVTSLKVGDEVCLLVQGGARHTGIEIKEFIVEK